One Streptomyces drozdowiczii DNA segment encodes these proteins:
- a CDS encoding TerD family protein: MAFWNSLWPGRETQFESGSAATNSIVLTRRHATVSLTKQGALSGNLRVNLSWRMRTSDIGGRSRQSGRLLRPFKLFQPEAVQAHTQGMVNVDLDLGCMYELADGTRGVVQPLGNLLGDLNGPPYIRLSGDDRFGAPSGETLYVNLDQREHIKRLLFFVYIYDQTPAFDRTHAKVTLYPGNGPRIEIELDERAPQARSCAVFTVENIKDELIVRREVKFVYGFQSELDRMYGFGMQWGRGYKTRT, encoded by the coding sequence ATGGCGTTCTGGAACAGCCTGTGGCCGGGGCGGGAGACACAGTTCGAGTCGGGCAGCGCGGCCACCAACTCCATCGTGCTCACCCGGCGGCACGCCACGGTCTCGCTGACCAAGCAGGGGGCGCTGAGCGGGAACCTCCGCGTCAACCTCTCCTGGCGCATGCGCACCTCGGACATCGGGGGCCGCTCCCGGCAGAGCGGCCGGCTGCTGCGCCCCTTCAAGCTCTTCCAGCCGGAGGCCGTCCAGGCGCACACCCAGGGGATGGTCAACGTCGACCTGGACCTCGGCTGCATGTACGAGCTGGCGGACGGCACCCGGGGCGTGGTGCAGCCCCTGGGTAATCTGCTCGGCGATCTGAACGGGCCGCCCTACATCAGGCTCAGCGGCGACGACCGCTTCGGCGCCCCCTCCGGCGAGACGCTGTACGTCAACCTTGATCAGCGCGAGCACATCAAGCGGCTGCTGTTCTTCGTCTACATCTACGACCAGACGCCCGCGTTCGACCGTACGCACGCCAAGGTGACGCTCTACCCCGGCAACGGGCCGCGCATCGAGATCGAGCTGGACGAGCGCGCCCCGCAGGCCCGCTCCTGCGCGGTGTTCACGGTGGAGAACATCAAGGACGAGCTGATCGTGCGCCGCGAGGTGAAGTTCGTCTACGGCTTCCAGTCCGAGCTGGACCGGATGTACGGCTTCGGCATGCAGTGGGGCCGTGGCTACAAGACCCGCACCTAG
- a CDS encoding TerD family protein, with amino-acid sequence MTHAMVKGSNVPLDAMAVRAVLRWTPGAGVPDVDASALLIGAGGRVRSDEDFVFYNQPRHPSGLVRRLPKRSLPEGLTDTIEADLNALDPSVDQVVIAASSDGAAFGAVRDLRILVYDAAAAGGEPLAVFDVRAETGEETAIICGELYRRGDGWKFRAVGQGYPTGLIGLATAFGISVDEAEPEPQQPAPAPPSVPPAPAPVPDSQATVLHQQPSYGYPQPAVPAPQPAYGYPQPASAQPAYGYPQPAPAAAPAPDPNFVLPPQGPQFIRP; translated from the coding sequence ATGACGCACGCGATGGTGAAAGGCTCGAACGTCCCTCTCGACGCCATGGCCGTACGGGCCGTGCTGCGCTGGACGCCGGGCGCCGGGGTGCCCGATGTGGACGCCTCGGCCCTGCTGATCGGCGCCGGCGGGCGCGTGCGCTCGGACGAGGACTTCGTCTTCTACAACCAGCCGCGCCACCCGTCGGGCCTGGTACGCCGGCTTCCCAAGCGCAGCCTGCCCGAGGGCCTGACGGACACCATCGAGGCCGACCTGAACGCGCTCGACCCCTCGGTCGACCAGGTGGTCATCGCCGCGTCCTCGGACGGGGCCGCCTTCGGAGCCGTACGCGATCTGCGCATCCTGGTCTACGACGCCGCGGCGGCCGGCGGCGAACCGCTCGCCGTGTTCGACGTGCGCGCCGAGACCGGCGAGGAGACCGCGATCATCTGCGGCGAGCTGTACCGGCGCGGCGACGGCTGGAAGTTCCGGGCGGTGGGGCAGGGCTACCCGACGGGACTCATCGGCCTCGCGACCGCGTTCGGCATCTCGGTCGACGAGGCGGAACCGGAGCCCCAGCAGCCCGCCCCGGCGCCGCCCTCGGTCCCGCCCGCCCCGGCCCCCGTACCGGACTCGCAGGCGACCGTGCTGCACCAGCAGCCCTCGTACGGCTATCCGCAGCCCGCGGTCCCGGCGCCGCAGCCCGCGTACGGCTATCCCCAGCCGGCCTCCGCGCAGCCCGCCTACGGCTATCCGCAGCCCGCTCCGGCGGCGGCGCCCGCTCCGGACCCGAATTTCGTGCTGCCCCCGCAGGGCCCGCAGTTCATACGGCCCTGA
- a CDS encoding HpcH/HpaI aldolase/citrate lyase family protein, giving the protein MRHFGHIAAAAKDGLFFHEPCAFDADSPAPLLSAALGATLYSPATRPRLADDIVKLAGRGVVSMVLCLEDSIDDSEVVAAEENLVRQFAELDARSIEPPLLFIRVREPEQITDLVRRLGATVRLLSGFVLPKFTRARGVPFMEALTKAEAAAGRRLFAMPVLESPELLHLETRRETLRGIAETVTAHRDRVLALRLGVTDFCSAYGLRRSPDMTAYDVRIVAHVIADVVNVLGRADGTGFTITGPVWEYFPRQERMFKPQLRNSPFQENRAESLRTALIAHDLDGLLREIDLDRANGLLGKTCIHPSHVAPVHALSVVSHEEFSDAQDILRPESNGGGVLRSAYTNKMNEVKPHRAWAERTLLRAEVFGVAREDVGFVDLLAACLAE; this is encoded by the coding sequence ATGCGTCATTTCGGGCATATTGCAGCAGCTGCGAAGGACGGGCTGTTCTTCCACGAACCCTGTGCGTTCGACGCCGACTCCCCGGCCCCCCTCCTCTCCGCCGCCCTCGGCGCCACGCTCTACAGCCCCGCCACCCGCCCCCGGCTCGCCGACGACATCGTCAAGCTGGCCGGGCGCGGAGTCGTCTCGATGGTGCTGTGCCTGGAGGACTCGATCGACGACTCCGAGGTCGTCGCGGCCGAGGAGAACCTGGTCAGGCAGTTCGCCGAGCTGGACGCCCGCTCCATCGAACCGCCGCTGCTGTTCATCCGGGTCCGCGAACCGGAACAGATCACCGACCTGGTGCGCCGCCTCGGTGCGACCGTCCGGCTGCTGTCCGGCTTCGTGCTCCCCAAGTTCACGCGTGCCCGGGGCGTCCCCTTCATGGAGGCCCTGACCAAGGCCGAGGCCGCCGCGGGCCGCCGCCTCTTCGCCATGCCCGTCCTCGAATCGCCCGAGCTCCTTCACCTGGAGACCCGCCGCGAAACCCTCCGGGGCATCGCCGAGACCGTCACCGCGCACCGCGACCGGGTCCTCGCGCTCCGCCTCGGCGTCACCGACTTCTGCTCCGCCTACGGGCTGCGGCGCTCCCCCGACATGACGGCGTACGACGTCCGCATCGTCGCCCATGTCATCGCGGACGTCGTCAACGTGCTCGGCCGGGCCGACGGGACGGGCTTCACGATCACCGGCCCCGTCTGGGAGTACTTCCCCCGCCAGGAGCGCATGTTCAAGCCGCAGCTGCGGAACAGCCCCTTCCAGGAAAATCGGGCCGAGTCGCTGCGCACCGCGCTCATCGCGCACGACCTGGACGGACTGCTGCGCGAGATCGACCTGGACCGGGCCAACGGGCTGCTCGGCAAGACCTGCATCCACCCCTCGCACGTCGCCCCCGTGCACGCGCTGTCCGTGGTCAGCCACGAAGAGTTCAGCGACGCCCAGGACATCCTGCGGCCCGAGAGCAACGGCGGAGGCGTGCTGCGCTCCGCGTACACGAACAAGATGAACGAGGTGAAGCCGCACCGGGCCTGGGCCGAGCGCACCCTGCTGCGCGCCGAGGTCTTCGGCGTGGCCCGGGAGGACGTCGGCTTCGTGGACCTGCTGGCGGCCTGCCTCGCGGAGTGA